TGGTTGATGCTATACCTTTGTGCCAATGAATCATCATAGCACATCTGGTAATGTCTTATGAGACTTTCAGCACCAATATTCAGCTTCAGGAAATCAGTAAACCTCTTTGTAACTTTCGACTTCAGATGCATCTCCCACTCTTTTTCTCCAAAGAAGTCGCCTTGAGAAAGCGCATTATCAATATTCTGCTTTTTGAAAGAGAAAGCACCTCCGGCAAAGAACTTGTAACCTGAGTGCATATCTTTCCTAAAAGTAGAATTGATATACAGATTATCCTCGTTCAGCCCAAGATTGCGTAACGAGTTCTCCAACAGAGGATTTGTGTGGTATGCAAAAGAAGTCCTGTCATATCCCACATAGGTCTTGAAAACAGTATTATCATTAGGATTAAACCTCATCTGAGTTCCGCCTGAGAACATTTTGTATGGCTTTATCCAATCCATTCTGTCAGGAAACAAAGATTCGTATGGACCAAGATCCTCATAATTCAGACTTAGAGAAACAGAACCTTTTGAAAAGGATTGCGTACCTCCACCACCTAATCCTACTATGGAAGGATTCACACCTATTTTAGAAATGGAGCTTACATCTTTTGTTGAAAGTGGTAACACACTCGACAATCCTTGTGCATATTCAGAAGAATAACCACCTGTTGAGAAGTTCACACCTTCAAACATAAACGGAGAGTAACGTCCGCGAACAGGCTCATTTGCACCAGTGTTAGTATAAGGAGACAAAACGTGCATTTCATCAATATAGGTCTGCGATTCGGTACTTTCCCCTCCCCTCACATACAGCCGTCCGGTTTCTCCCACTATCTGTGTGCCCGGCAAGGTTTGAAGAGAGCGATATAAATCGCCCGAAGAGCCACCCGTTGTTGCAATATCCACAGCAGACATTCCTCCCCACTGGCTATTTCCTTTAAGTTTAAAGTTACCGGCAACCACCACAACATCATCAAGAGAAACATTATCTGGTTTCATTTTAATAATCAACGGTGCCTTCTCTCCCTCTTTCACAGTTACCGTGAATTCAGAATAACCAAGCATCATCACACAAATCACGATTTCACCTTTCTGACCTGTAATTAATCTGAAATGACCGCCGGCATCGCTGCCCGTTCCCTCTGTTGTTCCTTTTATAAATACATTGGCATTTTCCATTGGCTTTGAATGTTCATCCAAAACCTGTCCTTCAATCACCCGCTGTTGGGCAAAGGCTGTTAATACAGCAATAAAAACAAAAACTATAAAAATAGAGATCCTTTTCATCTTGTTCACGCATTTAGTTTGATGCAGCAAACATAGATGAAAGATATTAATAGATAAAATTAATGGGATATTCAGCCTTGGTATGTGACAATCAGTCAGCTAGTTGTGACGAATTGCATAAATCAGTGACGAACGGATAAGGATTATTGTTCGGGATTATAGTCTATAATATCCTTCAGCTGTTTGGAATAAGCACGTGAAACAGGAATCTCATCCTCTACTCCGGATAGTAGTAGCCTATACCCCTGAGAGTTTCCTTTTACCTTTTCGATGGTATCTGTATTCACCATAAAAGCTCTGTGACACTTCACAATAAACGGAAACTCAGCAAAAGTATCTTCCATCTGCTTCATGGTACAACGCATCACCTTCTTCTTAACCTTGCCTTCAGTAGAAAAAAACACGTTGATGTAATTACCATTCGACTCAGCAAAGAGGAAAGCTCCCACCTCTATATCGAGCGTTTCCTTTCCGTTACCTTCTATGGTTACCACTCTTTCCGGCAGAGAAGAAGGGACCTTTGCTACAACCAGTTTTTGATTCATCTCAGTTACCGCCTGCAGGTTTCTTGAAAGCAATCTGTTTTGTCTTAAAATGATAAACAGAGTTACAGGGAAAACAGAGACTATAAGAGTGACTACAAGATAGAATGCAATAGTGATTAAATCGAACCTGGTAGAGAAACACAAAAAGGAATAAAAGGAATTACCAAGACCAATTGTAAGAACGGTAAGCAATAAGTTGAGCATTTCCTTGCCTACAGTCCAGTTTGATTCCTTATAATAGCTCTTCCACAAAGCTGGAAATAGAAAAGAGAGAACAGAAAGGGATAAAAAAGTGACAAGCATATACCCCAGCAAAATCACGAACTTATATTCCTTTATATTACTGATTCCAAAAGGCTGGAAAACAGCAAGCAGGAAAAATACAAGCAAAGAGGAAATCACAACCATCTTGAATCTTCCAATATTGCTTGGGTAGGGTTGTTTCAAATAATTTATTATTCTGTTCTGCATCATATTTTTATAATCGCTACAAATATAAACAAAAAAGACATCCCGATTAATTTCGGAATGCCTTTTTCCTATATTTATAAAGTATCAATTACTTCTTTGCATCTTTATCTTTATCACGAATTTCCACACGACGAATCTTACCACTAATTGTTTTTGGTAGTTCGTCAACAAACTCAATCACACGAGGATACTTATAAGGAGCAGTAACCTTCTTCACATGATCCTGAAGTTCTTTCGCTAGTTCATCACCTGCCTTAGCTTTGTATTCCTTGGAAAGAATGATTGTTGCCTTTACTACCTGTCCACGAATCTCATCAGGAACGCCGGTAATGG
This genomic interval from uncultured Bacteroides sp. contains the following:
- a CDS encoding TonB-dependent receptor, yielding MKRISIFIVFVFIAVLTAFAQQRVIEGQVLDEHSKPMENANVFIKGTTEGTGSDAGGHFRLITGQKGEIVICVMMLGYSEFTVTVKEGEKAPLIIKMKPDNVSLDDVVVVAGNFKLKGNSQWGGMSAVDIATTGGSSGDLYRSLQTLPGTQIVGETGRLYVRGGESTESQTYIDEMHVLSPYTNTGANEPVRGRYSPFMFEGVNFSTGGYSSEYAQGLSSVLPLSTKDVSSISKIGVNPSIVGLGGGGTQSFSKGSVSLSLNYEDLGPYESLFPDRMDWIKPYKMFSGGTQMRFNPNDNTVFKTYVGYDRTSFAYHTNPLLENSLRNLGLNEDNLYINSTFRKDMHSGYKFFAGGAFSFKKQNIDNALSQGDFFGEKEWEMHLKSKVTKRFTDFLKLNIGAESLIRHYQMCYDDSLAQRYSINHSINGLFAVATLSLTGNLNAEFSSRAEYTTLNSSWNYAPRLALTYNLNGFHISGIVGRYNQLPENTYLIRNKDLSSEGCTHYIAGLYHEKKDKIYRIEAYYKKYDNLVLKNSNTYNSDGYGYSKGVDLFFNDRSLFKNLEYMLAYSYNLSKRKYLDFSELTTPQFGTKHNATISLKYNIPSLKTIWGITNRFASGRPYHDPEKTGLMNATTKPFNSLDISLTYLASKRVIVYASASNLLGRKNVFNYSYSKPSGEAGSYQATPVTSSSDHFFYVGIFITLSGKAAYDVSNF
- a CDS encoding LytTR family DNA-binding domain-containing protein is translated as MMQNRIINYLKQPYPSNIGRFKMVVISSLLVFFLLAVFQPFGISNIKEYKFVILLGYMLVTFLSLSVLSFLFPALWKSYYKESNWTVGKEMLNLLLTVLTIGLGNSFYSFLCFSTRFDLITIAFYLVVTLIVSVFPVTLFIILRQNRLLSRNLQAVTEMNQKLVVAKVPSSLPERVVTIEGNGKETLDIEVGAFLFAESNGNYINVFFSTEGKVKKKVMRCTMKQMEDTFAEFPFIVKCHRAFMVNTDTIEKVKGNSQGYRLLLSGVEDEIPVSRAYSKQLKDIIDYNPEQ